In Comamonas koreensis, the genomic stretch AGCGCATCTTCGTGCAAAGCGCGGACCGTTCGGTGCAGGCCTTTGATGCGGCCTCAGGCCAGGCACTTTGGAGCCAGGCCAAGACCAGCGAAGCGCTGGTGCTGCGCCAAAGCGGTGTGCTGACCGCCTATCAGGACACCCTGGTCGCTGGCGTCTCGGGCCGCTTTGTCGGTATCGACCCCAACACTGGCGCACTGCGCTGGGAAGTGCCGATTGCCAGCCCCCGTGGCACCAATGACGTTGAGCGTCTGGTGGAGCTGGTGGGTGGCGTCTCGCGCCAAGGCTCGGTGCTGTGCACGCGTGCCTACCAGATGGCCGTGGGCTGTATTGATGCCGCTACCGCGCAGCTGAGCTGGACCGTGCGTGCCGACGGTATCAATGGCATCTCGGGTGATGCCGAGGTGGTGGCCGGTGCCGATGGCAATGGCGTGATCACAGCCTGGGCGCATGAGGGCGGCAGCGTGGTGTGGACGAGCAATCGCCTGCGCTACCGCAAGCTGAGCCAGCCGCTGGTGCTGGGCCGCTCTGTGATTTTTGGTGATAGTTCGGGCACGGTGCATATGCTGTCCAAGAAAG encodes the following:
- the bamB gene encoding outer membrane protein assembly factor BamB is translated as MKQQQAYAAAAAAAKVLTVSAVALAIAGCSLFSSDKRKPTELEPNVALLSVQQVWTQRMGKSNPTLVMNVSGKVVTLASADGQVAAINADTGADLWRVNVGQKLSAGVGSDGKWAAVVTEDGNLVALTQGKEMWRKRLPARVYTAPLVAGERIFVQSADRSVQAFDAASGQALWSQAKTSEALVLRQSGVLTAYQDTLVAGVSGRFVGIDPNTGALRWEVPIASPRGTNDVERLVELVGGVSRQGSVLCTRAYQMAVGCIDAATAQLSWTVRADGINGISGDAEVVAGADGNGVITAWAHEGGSVVWTSNRLRYRKLSQPLVLGRSVIFGDSSGTVHMLSKKDGSPLNRFSTNSSGISVAPVVAGNTMVVQTNDGAVYGFRPE